A stretch of Roseovarius sp. M141 DNA encodes these proteins:
- a CDS encoding putative PEP-binding protein, producing the protein MKGAAVQHRDTDITLVTPGAPIGANTHGGRAKCLQRLARLKMPVPPTVALSFKVVHGIAAGGMPDLRALLSMLDGSALLCVRPSSEDGDWGGPRAVLNIGMSDAMRDALADRIGLAAATRLYLRFIESYAIHVARLDPDMLDDMPDDPDDAVAFALRVYLEETEEPFPQDIAVQLAEVLRSMARAWEGTTARLLRQAKGAPADAGLGLVVQEMAIGLGHGESGSGVMQLVNSKSGARQITGRYLSQSQGRDALSGTNGTIYLERDARGPSLEDLAPEAFAQLKSHLVLMREKLREEMQAEFTIENGKLHLLDGMRVARNARAAVSIAVALAEDRIITREEALMRIEPRALNELLHRQVDPEARRDVLARGVAASPGAATGKIVFTAEASQAAAARSEACVLVRRETSPEDIRGMHAAVAVLTERGGMTSHAAVIGRGIGLPCVVGASSMRFQTAARKLTAPDGRVLKEGDEITIDGTNGEVLFGQAPLLDAGHDDSFQVLMAWADDVRDIAVRANADTPMDAKMARNFNAHGIGLCRTEHMFFEEGRLRVMREMIFAGTSPDRAAALERLLPMQRGDFADLFRIMQDQPVCIRLLDPPLHEFLPSDRAGHRALAEALDLPLSTVIRRVEALSEYNPMLGMRGVRLGITVPEIYEMQVRAIFEATIKVASEGVQIVPEVMIPLVSASREVELVKARVDAVAAAVRSETGQDFAYRLGVMVETPRAALRAGDIAPQVSFLSFGTNDLTQMTYGLSRDDAGRFMSDYVKQGVYAEDPFHTLDLDGVAELLSIGAERARAAKPGITLSICGEHGGNPESIAFCRAAGFDYVSCSPFRVPVARLAAAQLAVRDKIGE; encoded by the coding sequence ATGAAAGGCGCCGCAGTGCAGCATCGCGATACCGACATCACGCTTGTCACCCCCGGGGCGCCGATTGGCGCAAACACGCATGGCGGGCGGGCGAAATGCCTGCAACGCCTTGCCCGGCTGAAGATGCCGGTGCCGCCGACTGTCGCGCTGTCCTTCAAGGTGGTTCACGGCATTGCGGCGGGCGGCATGCCGGACCTGCGCGCGCTGCTGTCGATGCTGGACGGCTCGGCGCTGCTTTGCGTGCGGCCCTCGTCGGAAGACGGCGATTGGGGTGGTCCGCGCGCGGTGCTGAATATCGGCATGTCGGATGCGATGCGCGATGCGCTGGCAGACCGGATCGGCCTCGCTGCCGCGACGCGGCTGTACCTGCGGTTTATCGAAAGCTACGCGATCCACGTGGCGCGGCTGGACCCCGACATGCTGGACGACATGCCCGACGATCCGGATGATGCAGTGGCCTTTGCGCTGCGGGTCTACCTTGAAGAAACAGAAGAGCCGTTTCCGCAGGACATCGCCGTGCAACTGGCCGAGGTCCTGCGCTCCATGGCGCGCGCGTGGGAGGGAACGACCGCCCGCCTTCTGCGGCAGGCCAAGGGCGCGCCGGCGGATGCGGGGCTGGGCCTTGTGGTGCAGGAAATGGCCATCGGCCTTGGCCATGGCGAGAGCGGCAGCGGCGTGATGCAGCTGGTCAACAGCAAATCGGGCGCGCGCCAGATCACCGGGCGCTACCTCAGCCAAAGCCAGGGCCGCGATGCGCTGAGCGGCACAAACGGCACGATCTATCTGGAGCGCGATGCGCGCGGCCCGTCACTGGAAGACCTCGCGCCCGAGGCGTTCGCACAGCTGAAATCGCATCTGGTGCTTATGCGCGAAAAGCTGCGCGAGGAAATGCAGGCCGAATTCACCATTGAAAACGGCAAGCTTCACCTTTTGGATGGTATGCGCGTGGCGCGCAACGCGCGCGCCGCCGTCAGCATCGCCGTGGCGCTGGCCGAGGATCGCATCATCACCCGCGAAGAGGCGCTGATGCGGATCGAGCCGCGCGCGCTGAACGAATTGTTGCACCGGCAGGTCGATCCCGAGGCCCGCCGCGACGTTCTGGCGCGCGGTGTTGCCGCCAGCCCCGGCGCGGCCACCGGCAAGATCGTGTTCACCGCCGAGGCGTCGCAAGCCGCCGCTGCGCGCAGCGAGGCCTGCGTGCTGGTGCGGCGCGAAACCAGCCCCGAGGATATCCGCGGCATGCATGCCGCCGTCGCGGTCCTGACCGAACGCGGGGGGATGACCAGCCACGCGGCCGTGATCGGGCGCGGCATCGGCCTGCCTTGCGTGGTCGGCGCGTCCTCGATGCGGTTTCAGACGGCGGCGCGCAAGCTGACGGCGCCCGATGGCCGGGTGTTGAAGGAAGGCGATGAAATCACCATCGATGGCACCAATGGCGAGGTGCTGTTCGGGCAGGCGCCGCTGCTGGACGCGGGCCATGATGACAGTTTTCAGGTGCTGATGGCATGGGCCGACGACGTGCGCGACATCGCCGTGCGCGCCAATGCCGACACGCCCATGGACGCCAAGATGGCCCGAAATTTCAACGCGCACGGCATCGGCCTGTGCCGGACCGAGCACATGTTTTTCGAGGAAGGCCGCCTGCGCGTCATGCGCGAGATGATCTTTGCCGGCACCAGCCCCGACCGCGCGGCGGCGCTGGAGCGGCTTTTGCCCATGCAGCGCGGCGATTTTGCCGATCTGTTCCGTATCATGCAGGATCAACCGGTCTGCATCCGCCTGCTCGACCCGCCGCTGCACGAATTCCTGCCCAGCGACCGCGCCGGGCATCGCGCGCTGGCCGAGGCGCTGGATCTGCCGCTGAGCACGGTTATTCGCCGGGTCGAGGCGCTGTCGGAATACAACCCCATGCTGGGCATGCGCGGCGTTCGGCTGGGCATCACGGTGCCTGAAATCTACGAAATGCAGGTGCGCGCCATTTTTGAGGCGACGATCAAGGTCGCGAGCGAGGGCGTGCAGATCGTGCCCGAAGTCATGATCCCTCTGGTATCCGCCAGTCGCGAGGTCGAACTGGTCAAGGCGCGCGTCGATGCTGTGGCCGCCGCCGTGCGCAGCGAGACGGGACAGGATTTTGCCTACCGCCTGGGCGTCATGGTCGAAACGCCACGCGCCGCGCTGCGGGCGGGCGATATCGCGCCGCAGGTGTCGTTCCTCAGCTTTGGCACGAACGATCTGACACAGATGACCTACGGTCTCAGCCGTGACGACGCCGGACGCTTCATGTCCGACTATGTCAAGCAGGGTGTCTACGCTGAGGATCCGTTTCATACACTGGATCTGGACGGCGTGGCCGAACTGCTGAGCATCGGGGCCGAGCGCGCGCGCGCGGCCAAACCGGGAATCACGCTGTCGATTTGCGGCGAACATGGCGGCAATCCCGAATCGATTGCCTTTTGCCGGGCGGCGGGATTCGATTATGTGTCCTGTTCGCCCTTCCGCGTGCCGGTGGCGCGGCTGGCTGCCGCCCAATTGGCGGTGCGGGACAAGATCGGGGAGTAA
- a CDS encoding cell wall hydrolase, giving the protein MSPSLRYIAVALALALTSVLPAGADTAIAKLLGQERRGLSAMSQTRVASYLKAPAATSGYTREWLDSQRPVKGGEDWRCLSEALYFEARGETVKGQFAVAEVILNRVDSPRYPGTVCGVVKQGTGQLYACQFTYTCDGRAEVIAEPRAFERVGKIAEIMVSGAERPLTGGATHYHTRSVSPGWARVFPRTASIGTHYFYKQPTRLSQN; this is encoded by the coding sequence ATGTCACCGAGTCTCAGATATATTGCCGTCGCGCTGGCCCTTGCGCTGACATCCGTCCTGCCCGCCGGGGCGGATACCGCTATCGCAAAACTGCTGGGGCAGGAACGTCGCGGCCTCAGTGCCATGTCCCAGACCCGTGTCGCCAGCTACCTCAAGGCGCCGGCCGCTACCTCGGGCTATACCCGTGAGTGGCTGGATTCCCAGCGCCCGGTCAAGGGCGGCGAGGATTGGCGCTGCCTGTCCGAGGCGCTGTATTTCGAGGCGCGCGGCGAGACGGTCAAAGGCCAGTTTGCCGTTGCCGAAGTGATCCTGAACCGCGTCGACAGCCCGCGCTATCCGGGCACCGTCTGCGGTGTCGTCAAGCAGGGCACCGGCCAGCTATATGCCTGCCAGTTCACCTATACCTGCGATGGCCGCGCCGAAGTCATCGCCGAGCCGCGCGCGTTCGAGCGCGTCGGCAAGATCGCGGAGATCATGGTCAGCGGCGCGGAACGCCCGCTGACGGGCGGCGCAACGCATTATCACACCAGATCGGTCAGCCCCGGCTGGGCCCGCGTTTTCCCGCGTACCGCGTCCATCGGAACCCATTATTTTTACAAGCAACCGACGCGGCTGTCGCAGAACTGA
- a CDS encoding dihydroneopterin aldolase, whose amino-acid sequence MSDEISLAFGHPDARAEATAPDGPLDRISLRDHMVEVEIGAFQAERGITQRICFNVVVEVRPAGEDLEDDVDRILSYDRVTEAIAAELAEERLNLLETLAENVAERILAEPQAVRTFVRIEKLDRGPGALGVEIVRSVSDLATKPVGAHDQTAPRPHVVFLSNGAVKSPNLIRWLDQLEQRAEPVILCVGRADVMPPQTGHRMTQRRVDLLAIEQNAWVLAGRDDRFVVVDTRTELDWAMRHGRISVWAPSKIVLDAVDGPTVGPDKPVALAAWFAGHMDASDLLLIGEDPPENGAKVPVLVQDIAQSGL is encoded by the coding sequence ATGAGCGATGAGATTTCACTGGCCTTCGGGCATCCGGACGCCCGTGCCGAGGCGACGGCGCCCGATGGCCCGCTTGACCGCATTTCCCTGCGCGATCACATGGTCGAGGTCGAAATAGGCGCCTTTCAGGCGGAGCGGGGCATCACCCAGCGCATTTGCTTCAATGTCGTGGTCGAAGTGCGCCCGGCGGGCGAGGATCTGGAGGATGACGTCGATCGCATCCTCAGCTATGACCGCGTGACCGAGGCGATTGCCGCCGAACTGGCCGAAGAGCGGTTGAACCTGCTGGAAACCTTGGCCGAGAATGTGGCCGAGCGTATTTTGGCCGAACCGCAGGCCGTGCGCACCTTTGTGCGTATCGAAAAGCTGGATCGAGGGCCGGGCGCGCTGGGCGTTGAAATCGTCCGCTCGGTCAGCGATCTGGCGACCAAGCCGGTCGGCGCACATGATCAGACCGCACCGCGCCCGCATGTCGTATTTCTCAGCAATGGCGCCGTGAAATCCCCCAACCTGATCCGTTGGCTGGACCAGCTGGAGCAGCGCGCCGAGCCAGTGATTCTATGCGTTGGACGTGCCGATGTGATGCCGCCCCAGACCGGTCACCGCATGACCCAGCGCCGGGTGGACCTGTTGGCGATCGAGCAGAACGCATGGGTGCTGGCCGGGCGCGACGATCGCTTTGTCGTGGTCGACACGCGGACCGAGCTGGACTGGGCCATGCGTCACGGCCGGATCAGCGTCTGGGCGCCGTCCAAGATTGTGCTGGACGCTGTCGACGGGCCGACCGTCGGCCCCGACAAGCCCGTCGCACTGGCCGCGTGGTTCGCAGGGCATATGGACGCCTCCGACCTATTGCTGATCGGTGAAGATCCGCCCGAAAATGGTGCCAAGGTACCCGTTCTGGTGCAGGACATCGCGCAATCGGGGCTGTGA
- the folP gene encoding dihydropteroate synthase, translating into MSRVYYRPIAQTDPCRPAGALPLAGGWTWFDRAERLTRDGGSDLIAAHDIPGDVRDRLIAPRAPVARLGFDAPRLMGILNVTPDSFSDGGQFNGSEAALAQAHAMAEVGADMIDVGGESTRPGSLPVPPEEEIARTAPVIAAIRAGLQTPISIDTRKASVASAAIAAGADLVNDVSGFTYDSALAPWCAEAGLPVCVMHAQGDPQTMQDNPVYDHVTLDVFDFLSGRIDALVVQGVARSQIIVDPGIGFGKTQAHNLTLLSQLSLFHGLGCPVLLGASRKKFIATIGAAPDTAARMPGSVAVALAGVAQGVQIIRVHDVAATRSAIALWRATTSGRH; encoded by the coding sequence ATGAGCCGCGTCTACTACCGCCCTATCGCGCAGACCGATCCCTGCCGCCCGGCGGGCGCATTGCCGCTGGCGGGGGGCTGGACATGGTTTGACCGCGCCGAGCGTCTGACCCGCGATGGCGGCAGTGATCTGATCGCAGCCCACGATATTCCGGGCGACGTGCGTGACCGCCTGATCGCGCCGCGCGCGCCGGTTGCGCGGCTGGGGTTCGATGCGCCGCGCCTTATGGGTATCCTCAACGTGACGCCTGACAGCTTTTCCGATGGCGGCCAGTTCAATGGTTCCGAGGCTGCACTGGCGCAGGCCCATGCCATGGCCGAGGTGGGCGCGGACATGATCGATGTGGGGGGCGAATCGACTCGCCCCGGCTCTCTTCCGGTGCCGCCCGAGGAAGAGATCGCGCGCACAGCGCCCGTCATCGCCGCCATCCGTGCAGGGCTGCAAACGCCGATCTCCATCGACACGCGCAAGGCGTCCGTCGCCAGCGCGGCAATCGCGGCAGGGGCAGATCTGGTCAATGACGTGTCGGGATTTACCTACGATTCGGCGCTTGCGCCATGGTGCGCCGAGGCCGGCCTGCCGGTTTGCGTGATGCATGCGCAAGGCGATCCGCAGACGATGCAGGACAATCCGGTCTACGATCATGTGACGCTGGATGTCTTTGATTTCCTGTCGGGCCGGATCGACGCGCTGGTGGTGCAGGGTGTCGCCCGGTCGCAGATCATTGTCGATCCCGGTATCGGATTCGGCAAGACACAGGCGCATAACCTGACCTTGCTCAGCCAGCTCAGCCTCTTTCACGGTCTTGGCTGTCCCGTCCTTCTGGGCGCCTCGCGCAAGAAATTCATCGCCACCATCGGCGCCGCCCCGGATACTGCGGCGCGCATGCCCGGTTCGGTCGCCGTGGCGCTGGCGGGGGTCGCGCAGGGCGTGCAGATCATCCGTGTGCATGACGTGGCGGCGACGCGGTCTGCCATTGCGTTGTGGCGGGCGACGACATCCGGACGCCACTGA
- a CDS encoding DMT family transporter: MTPISPINWLRLVILGAMFGAAFMFTKLALEGVGPRLVVASRLGLGAILLLTIAYARGTGLPPIRGKGAGIVWSFALGMGIFTNALPFFLLSWSQQFVASGFAGVCMAIVPLLILPLAHFLVPGDRMNLRRFIGFMIGTCGVVVLIGPAAFAATGTEFELTARIACVAAALSYAIGAILTRLCPDVDMISLSAAALTIAAALFVPYALMVEGIPDSVPTTSLLALLYLGTLPTGTAQLLLVQVIRSAGPVFMSLLNYQVPLWSMMLGIVFLGEELPTNIYWALLLILFGLGLSQAGALRRLFTARRRA; encoded by the coding sequence ATGACACCCATCAGTCCGATCAATTGGCTGCGCCTTGTGATTCTCGGTGCCATGTTCGGCGCCGCGTTCATGTTTACCAAGCTCGCCCTCGAGGGCGTCGGCCCGCGTCTGGTGGTTGCATCGCGTCTGGGCCTCGGGGCGATCTTGCTGCTGACCATCGCCTACGCGCGTGGCACCGGCCTGCCACCCATCCGCGGCAAGGGCGCCGGGATTGTCTGGAGCTTTGCCCTCGGCATGGGCATTTTCACCAACGCATTGCCGTTCTTCCTGCTCAGCTGGAGCCAGCAATTCGTCGCCTCGGGCTTTGCCGGGGTCTGCATGGCGATAGTGCCATTGCTGATTCTGCCGCTGGCGCATTTTCTGGTGCCGGGCGACCGGATGAACCTGCGCCGCTTCATCGGGTTCATGATCGGCACCTGTGGGGTGGTCGTGCTGATCGGCCCCGCTGCCTTTGCGGCGACGGGCACCGAGTTCGAACTGACGGCGCGGATTGCCTGCGTTGCGGCTGCGCTCAGCTATGCGATCGGCGCAATCCTCACGCGGCTATGCCCGGATGTGGACATGATATCGCTGTCCGCAGCAGCGCTGACCATCGCAGCGGCGCTGTTCGTGCCCTATGCCCTGATGGTCGAAGGCATCCCCGACAGCGTTCCGACCACCAGCCTTCTGGCGCTGCTGTACCTGGGCACGCTGCCGACCGGCACGGCGCAATTGCTGCTGGTGCAAGTGATCCGCAGCGCCGGGCCAGTGTTCATGTCATTGCTGAATTATCAGGTGCCGCTGTGGTCGATGATGCTGGGCATCGTTTTTCTGGGCGAGGAGCTGCCGACCAACATCTATTGGGCATTACTGCTGATCCTGTTCGGCCTCGGCCTCAGCCAGGCGGGGGCGCTGCGACGCCTGTTCACCGCTCGCCGCCGGGCCTGA
- the ilvC gene encoding ketol-acid reductoisomerase, protein MRVYYDRDCDINLIKDKKVAILGYGSQGHAHALNLRDSGAKNLVVALREGSKSAKKAEGEGLKVMGIAEAAAWADLIMFTMPDELQAETYKKYVHDNIREGAAIAFAHGLNVHFGLIEPKAGIDVIMMAPKGPGHTVRGEYVKGGGVPCLVAVDTDASGKALEIGLSYCSAIGGGRSGIIETNFREECETDLFGEQAVLCGGLVELIRMGFETLVEAGYAPEMAYFECLHEVKLIVDLIYEGGIANMNYSISNTAEYGEYVSGPRVLPYEQTKKEMKAILNDIQSGAFVRDFMTENAVGQPFFKGRRRMNDEHQIEEVGKKLRGMMPWISAGKLVDQDKN, encoded by the coding sequence ATGCGCGTTTATTACGATCGCGATTGCGACATCAACCTGATCAAGGACAAGAAAGTGGCCATCCTCGGCTACGGCAGCCAGGGTCACGCCCACGCGCTGAACCTGCGCGATTCCGGTGCCAAGAACCTCGTCGTCGCCCTGCGCGAAGGCTCCAAATCGGCCAAGAAGGCCGAGGGCGAAGGCCTCAAGGTCATGGGCATCGCCGAGGCAGCCGCCTGGGCCGATCTGATCATGTTCACCATGCCCGACGAATTGCAGGCCGAGACCTACAAGAAATACGTGCATGACAACATCCGCGAAGGCGCCGCGATCGCGTTTGCCCACGGCCTGAACGTGCATTTCGGCCTGATCGAGCCGAAGGCAGGCATCGACGTCATCATGATGGCACCCAAGGGCCCCGGCCACACCGTGCGCGGCGAATACGTCAAGGGCGGCGGCGTGCCCTGCCTCGTGGCTGTCGACACCGACGCATCCGGTAAGGCGCTGGAAATCGGCCTGTCCTACTGCTCCGCCATCGGCGGTGGCCGTTCGGGCATTATCGAGACGAACTTCCGCGAAGAATGCGAGACCGACCTCTTCGGCGAACAGGCCGTCCTGTGTGGCGGTCTGGTCGAGTTGATCCGCATGGGCTTCGAGACGCTGGTCGAGGCCGGTTATGCGCCCGAAATGGCGTATTTCGAGTGCCTGCACGAGGTCAAGCTGATCGTCGACCTGATCTATGAGGGCGGCATCGCCAACATGAACTACTCGATCTCGAACACGGCCGAATATGGCGAATATGTCTCCGGCCCGCGCGTCCTGCCCTACGAGCAGACAAAGAAAGAGATGAAGGCGATCCTGAACGACATCCAGTCGGGCGCATTCGTGCGTGACTTCATGACCGAAAACGCGGTTGGCCAGCCGTTCTTCAAGGGCAGACGCCGGATGAACGACGAGCATCAGATCGAAGAAGTCGGCAAGAAGCTGCGCGGCATGATGCCGTGGATCTCCGCCGGCAAGCTGGTCGATCAGGACAAGAACTGA
- a CDS encoding Lrp/AsnC family transcriptional regulator: MLDDTDRRILRHYQHDPRLGLTALADLAGVTANTCARRLERMQAGGVILGNRAVIDWARLGYEVEVSLRAQLDKTQPRAFDEFTAAAREVPEVIEIQTFLGRVDLRLYVIARDMAHYQHIYRTAILPLPHITDIEALMHMARIKSDEGLPL; encoded by the coding sequence ATGCTGGACGATACGGACAGGCGGATCTTGCGGCATTATCAGCACGACCCACGGCTGGGGCTGACCGCATTGGCGGATCTGGCGGGGGTGACGGCCAATACCTGTGCCCGGCGGCTGGAGCGGATGCAGGCGGGCGGCGTGATTCTGGGCAACCGCGCGGTGATCGACTGGGCAAGGCTGGGCTATGAGGTCGAGGTGTCGTTGCGCGCGCAACTGGACAAGACGCAGCCGCGTGCGTTTGACGAATTCACGGCGGCGGCGCGGGAGGTGCCCGAAGTGATCGAGATTCAGACCTTTCTGGGCCGGGTCGATCTGCGGCTCTACGTGATCGCGCGGGACATGGCACATTACCAGCATATCTATCGCACCGCGATTCTGCCATTGCCGCATATCACCGATATCGAGGCGTTGATGCATATGGCGCGGATCAAGTCGGACGAGGGGTTGCCACTGTGA
- a CDS encoding Lrp/AsnC family transcriptional regulator yields MIDLDETDRRILRALVADATQNASALGRKLGLSQPATWRRVKRLYDTGVIKGQRLDLDRERLGFGVAVFLGIKLATKGRVSLDDFERAVSAIPEVQSVEHILGVYDYRLRVVARDISDFERVLRRRIMTLPGVGDVEANVLLSEERRPGPIG; encoded by the coding sequence GTGATTGATCTGGATGAGACGGACCGCCGGATCTTGCGTGCGCTGGTGGCGGACGCCACGCAGAACGCCAGCGCGCTGGGGCGCAAGCTGGGCCTGTCGCAGCCCGCAACGTGGCGGCGGGTGAAGCGGCTGTATGATACGGGCGTGATCAAGGGGCAGCGTCTGGATCTGGACCGCGAGCGGCTGGGATTCGGCGTCGCCGTGTTTCTGGGGATCAAGCTGGCGACCAAGGGGCGCGTCAGCCTTGATGATTTCGAGCGGGCGGTCAGCGCCATTCCCGAAGTGCAGAGTGTCGAGCATATTCTGGGCGTCTATGATTATCGCCTGCGGGTTGTCGCGCGGGATATCAGCGATTTCGAGCGCGTCCTGCGGCGCCGGATCATGACGCTGCCCGGCGTCGGCGATGTCGAGGCCAACGTTTTGCTGAGCGAGGAGCGCAGGCCCGGCCCTATCGGGTAA
- a CDS encoding aminotransferase class V-fold PLP-dependent enzyme → MTALLDTVDPDGLLEYSVVFTDRSLNHMSAAFQGVMRDISGMLKDVYNADAVALIPGGGSYAMEAVARQFGSDAHALIVRNGWFSYRWTQIFDAGKFTSEETVCMARQSGNDATAPFAPAPIEEVTARIREAKPDVVFAPHVETSAGIILPDDYLKALADAAHDVGALLVLDSIASGCAWVDMKATGVDVLISAPQKGWSASPSAGMVMMSQRAVDRMEGTQSNSFAIDLKKWHQIMLAYENGGHAYHATMPTDALRAFRDTMLETKEYGFEKLRAAQWALGDGVRAMLKERGVKSVAAEGFGAPGVVVSYTDDPDIQNGKKFAAEGLQIAAGVPLQVGEPEGFRTFRLGLFGLDKLYDVDGALSRLRAALDKVL, encoded by the coding sequence ATGACTGCCCTTCTCGATACTGTCGATCCCGATGGCCTGCTGGAATATTCGGTGGTGTTCACCGACCGGTCGCTGAACCATATGTCGGCCGCCTTTCAGGGCGTAATGCGCGATATTTCAGGAATGCTGAAAGATGTGTATAACGCCGATGCCGTGGCGCTGATCCCCGGCGGCGGCAGCTATGCGATGGAGGCGGTCGCGCGCCAGTTTGGCAGCGATGCGCATGCGCTGATCGTGCGCAACGGCTGGTTTTCCTATCGCTGGACGCAAATTTTCGACGCGGGCAAGTTTACGTCCGAGGAAACCGTTTGCATGGCGCGCCAGTCGGGCAATGATGCCACCGCGCCATTTGCTCCGGCTCCGATCGAAGAGGTAACGGCGCGTATCCGCGAGGCCAAGCCGGACGTGGTGTTCGCGCCGCATGTGGAAACTTCGGCGGGGATCATCCTGCCCGATGACTACCTCAAGGCGCTTGCGGATGCGGCGCATGACGTGGGCGCGCTGTTGGTGTTGGATAGCATCGCGTCGGGCTGTGCCTGGGTCGATATGAAGGCCACCGGCGTCGATGTACTGATCTCGGCCCCGCAAAAGGGCTGGTCGGCCTCACCCTCGGCGGGGATGGTGATGATGTCGCAACGTGCGGTGGACCGGATGGAAGGCACGCAGTCCAACAGTTTTGCGATTGACCTCAAGAAGTGGCACCAGATCATGCTGGCCTATGAGAATGGCGGCCATGCCTATCACGCCACCATGCCGACCGACGCGCTGCGCGCGTTCCGCGATACCATGCTGGAAACCAAGGAATACGGCTTTGAAAAGCTGCGCGCCGCGCAATGGGCGCTGGGTGATGGCGTGCGCGCGATGCTGAAGGAGCGCGGCGTGAAGTCGGTCGCTGCCGAGGGTTTCGGCGCGCCGGGCGTCGTGGTCAGCTACACCGACGATCCCGACATCCAGAACGGCAAGAAGTTCGCGGCCGAAGGCCTGCAGATCGCCGCAGGCGTGCCGCTACAGGTGGGTGAACCCGAGGGGTTCCGTACCTTCCGGTTGGGCCTGTTTGGCCTGGACAAGCTGTACGATGTGGACGGTGCGCTGTCGCGGTTGCGGGCTGCGTTGGACAAGGTGCTTTAG
- a CDS encoding UbiH/UbiF family hydroxylase produces MADFDILISGGGVAGLTAACIFGNAGFTVLCVDPAAPITDREAEGSDLRSTAFLQPAQALLTRAGIWDRLAAHATPLETMRIVDAGGVEATPRLVRAFAADELSDLPFGWNLPNWLLRREMLARIGELSSVQFRPGTGTGDLLTRDDEAIVTLSDGARVTARLVLAADGRNSPIRRAAGIDVCTTRYGQKALAFAVTHPIPHENVSTEIHRSGGPFTLVPLPDHEGMPSSAIVWMERGAEAQRLAALNEAAFEAEMNIRSCHILGPLTLASRRTVWPIITQRADRMSAQRVALIAEAAHVVPPIGAQGLNMSLADVAALLDLAEKSPETLGDTAMLDAYHRARHADIVARTVGIDLLNRASMVDAQPLRDARAMGLNALYALAPVRRGLMRLGLGARGHKAAD; encoded by the coding sequence ATGGCTGATTTCGACATTCTGATTTCCGGCGGCGGCGTGGCCGGACTGACTGCAGCCTGCATTTTCGGCAATGCCGGGTTCACCGTGCTATGCGTCGATCCCGCTGCGCCCATCACCGACCGCGAAGCGGAAGGTTCGGATTTGCGCAGCACGGCCTTCTTGCAGCCTGCGCAGGCGCTACTGACGCGCGCGGGAATCTGGGATCGCCTCGCCGCCCATGCCACGCCACTTGAGACCATGCGCATCGTCGACGCGGGCGGGGTTGAGGCCACACCGCGCCTTGTGCGCGCCTTTGCGGCGGACGAGCTGTCAGACCTGCCCTTTGGCTGGAACCTGCCCAACTGGCTGTTGCGCCGCGAAATGCTGGCCCGAATCGGTGAATTGTCCAGCGTCCAGTTCCGCCCCGGCACCGGCACCGGCGATCTGCTGACCCGCGATGACGAGGCGATCGTCACCCTGTCGGACGGCGCCCGCGTCACCGCGCGGCTGGTTCTGGCCGCCGACGGGCGCAATTCGCCCATTCGGCGCGCGGCGGGCATCGACGTATGCACCACGCGCTACGGACAAAAGGCGCTGGCCTTTGCCGTCACGCACCCGATCCCGCACGAAAATGTATCGACCGAAATCCACCGTAGCGGCGGCCCCTTCACGCTGGTCCCGCTGCCCGATCACGAGGGCATGCCGTCTTCAGCCATCGTCTGGATGGAGCGCGGCGCCGAGGCGCAGCGCCTTGCCGCGCTGAATGAGGCGGCGTTCGAGGCCGAGATGAACATCCGCTCCTGCCACATCCTCGGCCCGCTAACCTTGGCCAGCCGCCGCACAGTGTGGCCGATCATCACCCAGCGCGCGGATCGGATGAGCGCCCAGCGCGTCGCGCTGATCGCCGAGGCCGCGCATGTCGTGCCGCCCATCGGTGCGCAAGGCCTGAACATGAGCCTTGCCGATGTCGCTGCGCTATTGGATCTGGCGGAAAAGTCACCCGAAACCTTAGGCGATACCGCCATGCTGGACGCCTATCACCGCGCCCGCCACGCCGATATCGTCGCACGCACGGTCGGCATTGACCTGCTGAACCGCGCGTCGATGGTGGACGCGCAGCCCCTGCGCGATGCACGCGCAATGGGGCTGAACGCGCTCTATGCGTTGGCGCCGGTGCGCCGGGGCCTGATGCGTCTGGGCCTCGGCGCACGTGGACACAAGGCGGCTGACTAA